The following proteins come from a genomic window of Oricola thermophila:
- a CDS encoding metalloregulator ArsR/SmtB family transcription factor has product MDDRYVEVLKAIAEPHRLRLFWLLLRINERICVAEAMDVLGETHYNVSRNLKILLRADLVRAEKDGKWVFYTLSKKDDAFHRSLADVVRAIPAHEFEDEIKRCRLRLSLRQDGHCVIGPGSPEWEEICRAAKE; this is encoded by the coding sequence ATGGACGATCGCTATGTCGAAGTACTGAAGGCCATAGCCGAGCCCCATCGCCTGCGGCTGTTCTGGCTACTGTTGCGGATCAACGAACGCATCTGCGTTGCCGAGGCGATGGATGTGCTCGGTGAGACCCATTACAATGTGTCTCGCAACCTCAAAATCCTGCTTAGAGCGGATCTTGTGCGGGCCGAAAAGGATGGCAAATGGGTCTTTTATACGCTCAGCAAAAAAGACGACGCCTTCCACCGCAGCCTTGCCGACGTCGTGCGCGCTATCCCCGCGCATGAGTTCGAGGACGAAATCAAGAGATGCCGCCTACGCCTGAGCCTACGCCAGGACGGGCATTGCGTCATAGGGCCGGGAAGCCCCGAATGGGAAGAAATCTGCCGAGCAGCAAAGGAGTAA